The genomic segment GGGCGAGCGGGGCCGCAGCCGCGTGAGCTGCTCGAGGGGTGCTACTTGAGCATGTCCTTGGCCTTGTCCAGCAGCGCGTGGGCGGTGCTGCTCGGCGTCGCCGGCGGCGTGCCGTACAGGCGCGGGTCGCCCGGGGGCAGCACCGGGGCCTCGCCCTGGGCGCTGATCCGCGCGCTGGTGAAGTTCCCGCGCCCGTCCGGGGCCGGGCCGTGCGCCCAGGAGCCCTCGGTCGCGGCCGGGCCGTTGGAGGCGTCGATGAACACGCGCGCGTACTCGTCGTACTCCTGGTCCAGGGGGAACGCCTCCGGCACCGGCAGGCCCTCCAGGCCGTCGGCGACGAGCTCCTCGGACGCTCGCAGCCACTGCATCTGGTGCATGTGGTCGCGCGTGATGAGGAACCGCAGCATGTCCCTCACGCCGTGGTCGTCGGTCATGTTGTAGATGCGGGCCACCTGCAGGCGCCCCTGCATCTCGGCGGCGGCGTTGTAGTGGAAGTCGGCCATGAGGTTGCCGCTGGCCGTCACGTACGCGCCGGTCCACGGGTTGCCCATGGCGTCCATGTAGGACGCGCCGCCGCCGTTGACGATGAGGTGCTGCGGGTTCTGGTGGGCCTGCTCCGCGGAGAGGGAGTCCGTCTCGTTGGTCGGGGCGTCGAGCAGCCGGTCGATCATCGTGACGATCATCTCGACGTGCGCGAGCTCCTCGGTGCCGATCGCGAGGAGCATGTCCTTGTACTTGCCGGGCAGGCGGCAGTTCCAGCCCTGCAGCAGGTACTGGGTGGCGACCGTCATCTCGCCCCACTGCCCGCCGAGGATCTCCTGCATCCGGCGGGCGAACGCCGGATCCGGCTTGTCGGGCTTGGCCTCGAACTGCAGCTCGTGGATGTGGGTGAACACCACCGGGGTCCTCCAACGTCGTCGTGCCATCGCCGCCGTCCGCAGCGACCGGTCCCTCCCCTGCCCGCGCGCGCTGGCCCCGGGGGGCCAGCGCGCGGCCCACCCGGGCCGCGTCGAGCCCGCCGGCTCCGGCGCGGACGGCGTCCTGGCGGTCGGAGCCGCACAGGCGGCTGAGGGCGTGCACGAACGCCAGGCGGTTCGCCATGATCGTCGTCGGGAGCGCGCCGTCGGCGACGGCGACGAGGGCGACCACGGAGGACAGCGACCACCGAGGCGGCCAGCCCCACCAGCACGGACACGGCGCCGGCGCTCAGGAGGGCGTCTGGCCCGTGAGGGCGTACGGGCCCGCGCACCGGCTCGGCCGCGCAGCGCCGGGATCACCTCCGGCTCGAACAGCTCGGTGGGCCGCGATGCGGTCGGCGACCTCGGCCTCGTCGCGGCCGACGTGGACGTCGTCGTCGGCGCTGCGGGTGATGGCGCCGTGGTCGGTGCCCAGGTCGGCGCAGCGGCGCCGGACCGCCCGGCGTCCTGGCTCACGGCCCGACGCCACGTGCTCAGCGGGCCAGCAGCCTGCTCGCCAGCACCGCGGCCTGCGTGCGCCGCTCCACGCCGAGCTTGGCCAGCACGCTGGAGACGTAGTTCTTCACGGTCTTCTCCGCGAGGAACAGGCGCTCGCCGATCTGCCGGTTGGTCATGCCCTCGGCGATGCAGGCGAGGATCCTGCGCTCCTGCTCCGTGAGCTCCCGCAGCTCCTCCGGCTCCGAGGACCCCTCGCGCAGGCGCTCGAGCACCCGCTCGGTCACGGTCGGGTCGAGCAGGGACTGCCCCTGCGCGACCCGCCGCACGGCGTCGACGAGGTCGGTGCCGCGCACCTGCTTGAGCACGTAGCCCGACGCCCCCGCGAGGATCGCCGCGAACAGCGCCTCG from the Quadrisphaera sp. DSM 44207 genome contains:
- a CDS encoding manganese catalase family protein — encoded protein: MFTHIHELQFEAKPDKPDPAFARRMQEILGGQWGEMTVATQYLLQGWNCRLPGKYKDMLLAIGTEELAHVEMIVTMIDRLLDAPTNETDSLSAEQAHQNPQHLIVNGGGASYMDAMGNPWTGAYVTASGNLMADFHYNAAAEMQGRLQVARIYNMTDDHGVRDMLRFLITRDHMHQMQWLRASEELVADGLEGLPVPEAFPLDQEYDEYARVFIDASNGPAATEGSWAHGPAPDGRGNFTSARISAQGEAPVLPPGDPRLYGTPPATPSSTAHALLDKAKDMLK